The Amycolatopsis mongoliensis genome includes a window with the following:
- a CDS encoding NIPSNAP family protein, which translates to MIVEERNYQLVPGGARRYLDAWHRQGRGPQVAHLGEPLGVYTVEVGALNTLVYLWGFPDQADRAARRARLAGDPAFAAFRGEVRSLLVAQSNRILVPATPPEGRP; encoded by the coding sequence TTGATCGTCGAAGAGCGCAACTACCAGCTCGTGCCGGGCGGAGCCCGCCGGTACCTCGACGCGTGGCACCGGCAGGGCCGCGGCCCGCAGGTCGCGCACCTCGGTGAACCGCTCGGGGTGTACACCGTCGAGGTCGGCGCCCTGAACACCCTGGTCTACCTCTGGGGTTTCCCCGACCAGGCCGACCGGGCAGCCCGGCGGGCCCGGCTCGCCGGCGATCCCGCGTTCGCAGCCTTCCGCGGCGAGGTCCGTTCCCTCCTCGTCGCCCAGAGCAACCGCATCCTCGTCCCCGCCACACCCCCGGAAGGCCGCCCATGA
- a CDS encoding aldehyde dehydrogenase family protein, with translation MSRRSAVEDLAHSLPVTPFVAGHWQPESTQHAFDVVDPVTERRLVTVAEADAATVDKAVTSARVALDDGDWARLDGATRGRLLLAFAQLIEDRAEDFADLESLDVGKPGIEGRVIDLPQAVATFRYYAGWADKLTGQSIPTPGYQGRRTLSYTVRQPIGVVAAITPWNSPTMIASWKVAPALAAGCAVVLKPPEDAPLTSLLLARLAEEAGFPPGVFNVVPGRGATTGQALVDHPGVDKISFTGSPETGRIVAAAAARTFRPTTLELGGKSPQIVFADADLETAAAGVALGIFANQGEVCAAGSRILVARSVHDEFVDRLAAHAGKLVLGDPFDEGTTMGALINAKQRERVLRYIGIGRAEGATLVTGGGRPERSGYFVEPTLFADASPGMTIAREEIFGPVGTIIAFDGDEQAVSIANNSSYALAATLWTTDLSRAHTVAERVRAGAVAVNGWSPLDARLPWGGSKLSGLGRELGWAGIEANTELKTITVVL, from the coding sequence ATGTCCCGACGTTCCGCTGTCGAAGACCTCGCCCACAGCCTCCCCGTCACGCCCTTCGTGGCCGGCCACTGGCAGCCGGAGTCCACTCAGCACGCTTTCGACGTCGTCGACCCGGTGACCGAGCGGCGGCTGGTCACGGTGGCCGAGGCGGACGCCGCGACCGTGGACAAGGCCGTCACCTCCGCGCGCGTCGCGCTCGACGACGGTGACTGGGCCCGGCTGGACGGTGCCACGCGTGGCCGGCTGCTGCTCGCCTTCGCGCAGCTGATTGAGGACCGCGCCGAAGACTTCGCCGATCTCGAATCCCTCGACGTGGGCAAACCGGGCATCGAAGGCCGCGTGATCGACCTCCCCCAGGCGGTGGCCACCTTCCGGTACTACGCCGGCTGGGCGGACAAGCTGACCGGCCAGTCGATCCCCACGCCGGGCTACCAGGGACGGCGCACGCTCAGCTACACCGTCCGGCAGCCGATCGGCGTCGTCGCGGCGATCACGCCGTGGAACTCGCCGACGATGATCGCTTCGTGGAAGGTCGCGCCGGCGCTGGCGGCCGGCTGCGCCGTGGTCCTGAAGCCGCCGGAAGACGCGCCGCTGACGTCCCTGCTGCTGGCCCGGCTGGCCGAGGAGGCCGGCTTCCCGCCCGGTGTGTTCAACGTCGTCCCCGGCCGTGGCGCCACCACCGGCCAGGCGCTCGTCGACCACCCCGGGGTCGACAAGATCTCCTTCACCGGGAGCCCCGAAACCGGCCGGATCGTCGCAGCTGCCGCCGCGAGGACCTTCCGGCCCACGACGCTGGAACTGGGCGGCAAGAGCCCGCAGATCGTCTTCGCCGACGCCGACCTGGAGACGGCCGCGGCCGGGGTCGCCCTCGGGATCTTCGCCAATCAGGGCGAGGTCTGCGCCGCCGGCAGCCGGATCCTGGTCGCCCGGTCCGTCCACGACGAGTTCGTGGACCGTCTCGCCGCCCACGCAGGCAAGCTGGTGCTCGGCGACCCGTTCGACGAGGGCACCACCATGGGCGCGCTGATCAACGCCAAGCAGCGCGAGCGCGTCCTGCGGTACATCGGCATCGGCCGGGCTGAAGGGGCGACGCTGGTGACCGGCGGCGGACGGCCGGAGCGTAGCGGCTACTTCGTGGAGCCGACCCTGTTCGCCGACGCGTCCCCCGGGATGACCATCGCCCGGGAGGAGATCTTCGGGCCCGTGGGCACGATCATCGCGTTCGACGGCGACGAACAGGCCGTGTCCATCGCCAACAACAGCAGTTACGCGCTTGCCGCGACCTTGTGGACCACCGACCTGAGCCGGGCCCACACTGTGGCCGAGCGGGTCCGGGCCGGGGCCGTCGCGGTCAACGGGTGGTCGCCGCTCGACGCCCGGCTGCCGTGGGGCGGCTCGAAGCTCAGCGGATTGGGCCGTGAGCTGGGCTGGGCGGGGATCGAGGCGAACACCGAACTGAAGACGATCACCGTCGTCCTCTGA
- a CDS encoding IclR family transcriptional regulator gives MNSPSGETSQTLDRGLTVLSLLANRSDGLTAAELAEELSTARAVVYRLLRTLEVHRLVGRIDTRYVLGIGIAELASKLRPRLQATVLPILRRLSEDTGSTALLSIADGDQALILLTEEPTRSLFHLALRQGARHPLDVGADGLAILAGRPADEGDSAEVKLARSRGYALTTGALQSGAVGIAAPIKTSDWATASIGVVQLGVDVSDPHIPELVTSAAAEAAQRLTGDFTTETAAQS, from the coding sequence ATGAACTCGCCGAGCGGGGAGACCTCCCAGACCCTCGACCGGGGGCTGACCGTGCTGAGCCTGCTGGCCAACCGCAGCGACGGGCTGACTGCGGCAGAGCTGGCCGAAGAGCTTTCCACGGCACGGGCGGTTGTCTACCGGTTGCTGCGCACCCTCGAAGTCCACCGCCTCGTCGGCCGGATCGACACCCGCTACGTGCTCGGGATCGGCATCGCCGAACTCGCCAGCAAACTGCGTCCCCGATTGCAGGCCACGGTGCTGCCGATCCTGCGCCGGCTCAGCGAGGACACCGGCAGCACCGCCCTGCTGAGCATCGCCGACGGCGACCAGGCGCTGATCCTGCTCACCGAGGAGCCCACCCGCAGCCTGTTCCACCTCGCCCTGCGGCAAGGGGCCCGCCACCCCCTCGACGTCGGCGCCGACGGCCTCGCCATCCTGGCCGGCCGACCGGCGGACGAGGGCGACAGCGCCGAGGTCAAGCTCGCACGCAGCCGCGGATACGCGCTCACGACCGGCGCCCTCCAAAGCGGCGCGGTCGGCATCGCGGCCCCGATCAAGACCTCCGACTGGGCGACGGCCAGCATCGGCGTCGTGCAGCTCGGCGTCGACGTTTCGGACCCGCACATCCCCGAGCTGGTCACCTCGGCGGCCGCCGAGGCGGCGCAGCGACTGACCGGCGACTTCACCACGGAGACCGCCGCGCAGTCCTGA
- a CDS encoding antibiotic biosynthesis monooxygenase produces the protein MPNCVEFVKFRVKEGQQPAFLARRPEAIAAVRRAHPDLIGAPVLAEHADGTWTDVWIYRSAAAAERANAGAGEIPEFLAMAELLEDVRVEASSMPDEVSGP, from the coding sequence ATGCCGAATTGTGTCGAGTTCGTCAAGTTCCGAGTCAAGGAAGGACAGCAACCGGCCTTCCTCGCGCGCCGGCCCGAAGCCATCGCCGCGGTCCGCAGAGCCCATCCGGACCTCATCGGCGCGCCGGTGCTGGCCGAGCACGCCGACGGCACGTGGACCGATGTCTGGATCTACCGCAGCGCCGCGGCCGCCGAGCGCGCCAACGCGGGCGCCGGCGAGATTCCGGAGTTCCTCGCGATGGCGGAACTGCTGGAGGACGTGCGGGTCGAGGCTTCGAGCATGCCGGACGAGGTGAGCGGACCGTGA
- a CDS encoding APC family permease gives MTVPTNRLPRVLTWKSGAFLGLTTILGVFTTVGYMIGLVGAWAVIAIWAVSMVVATAQAFLYAEMATMFPNMAGGVAAYANEGLRRYTVFVGPIVSWGYWLGYSLVQAAIALIFGQVVQAQWFPTQTWGVDVLGVHVGLPHLLGAAALVSVFLLNIYGIRPAARVTSLGVIIFTVFVAIMVLLPFIEGKWSVSGLTWRLDDPKLALVLLYLAGWTTYAVEGPSLFAPEYRSPGTDCPKAIRMCAMLMIGVFTIVPFVVSGTLGEKAIGDNPNGYAVDVMNLLWPGSSSLVVAVVAIGLWVTLVGTSAQAGRALLGISRSDLTVKQLSTLNSFGMPGRALGVDLVVNLLILFLVGNTVAIVAASNLGYFICCGLACWAYVLLRRDRPEWPRPYRLSRKWGVVAIALGVFDLVVAAVGITNPDLAGRGGLKETLISLVLLFVCIPLFLLRRLWQDRDLEFVWREDTPALPSDEEQAASSGESEQPEADTAGKPA, from the coding sequence ATGACCGTCCCTACTAATCGTCTTCCCCGAGTTCTGACCTGGAAGTCCGGCGCCTTTCTGGGTTTGACGACAATTCTGGGCGTCTTCACCACGGTCGGTTACATGATCGGACTGGTCGGCGCCTGGGCCGTGATCGCGATCTGGGCCGTTTCGATGGTGGTCGCGACCGCTCAGGCGTTTCTCTACGCCGAGATGGCGACGATGTTCCCGAACATGGCCGGCGGGGTCGCCGCCTACGCCAACGAAGGACTCCGCCGGTACACGGTGTTCGTCGGGCCGATCGTGTCATGGGGATACTGGCTGGGCTACTCCCTGGTGCAGGCGGCCATCGCGCTGATCTTCGGCCAGGTGGTGCAGGCGCAGTGGTTCCCGACGCAGACGTGGGGCGTCGACGTCCTCGGGGTCCACGTGGGGCTCCCGCACCTGCTGGGTGCGGCGGCGCTGGTGAGCGTTTTCCTGCTCAACATCTACGGCATCCGGCCAGCCGCACGGGTCACCTCACTGGGCGTGATCATCTTCACGGTCTTCGTCGCGATCATGGTGCTGCTGCCGTTCATCGAGGGCAAGTGGTCGGTGTCCGGCCTGACCTGGCGGCTCGACGACCCGAAGCTCGCGCTGGTGCTGCTGTATCTCGCGGGCTGGACGACCTACGCCGTGGAGGGACCGTCGCTGTTCGCACCCGAGTACCGCAGCCCGGGTACGGACTGCCCCAAGGCGATCCGGATGTGCGCGATGCTGATGATCGGCGTGTTCACCATCGTCCCGTTCGTCGTCTCCGGCACGCTGGGGGAGAAGGCCATCGGCGACAACCCGAACGGCTACGCCGTCGACGTCATGAACCTGCTGTGGCCGGGCAGTTCTTCCCTGGTGGTCGCGGTCGTCGCGATCGGGCTGTGGGTCACCCTGGTCGGCACGAGCGCCCAGGCCGGGCGGGCGCTGCTCGGGATTTCGCGCAGCGACCTGACCGTGAAGCAACTGTCCACTTTGAACAGCTTTGGCATGCCGGGCCGTGCGCTGGGCGTCGATCTCGTCGTCAACCTGCTCATTCTTTTCCTGGTCGGGAACACGGTCGCGATCGTCGCGGCGAGCAACCTCGGGTACTTCATCTGCTGCGGCCTCGCGTGCTGGGCGTACGTGCTGCTGCGCCGCGACCGGCCGGAGTGGCCGCGGCCGTACCGCCTGTCCCGGAAGTGGGGCGTGGTCGCGATCGCGCTGGGTGTCTTCGACCTCGTCGTCGCCGCGGTCGGGATCACCAATCCCGACCTGGCCGGCCGCGGCGGGCTCAAGGAGACCCTCATCTCGCTGGTGCTGCTGTTCGTCTGCATCCCGCTCTTTCTGCTGCGCCGGCTGTGGCAGGACCGCGACCTTGAGTTCGTGTGGAGAGAAGACACGCCGGCGCTTCCGTCCGATGAGGAGCAGGCGGCATCCTCAGGCGAATCGGAACAGCCGGAAGCGGACACTGCCGGGAAACCGGCGTAG
- a CDS encoding DsbA family oxidoreductase, whose translation MTIEVDVWSDIHCPWAYVAVHRLRRARDAHGLDVVFAPRAWPLEWVNRRGTPRDIVTTETAALASHEPELFAAYTGESWPSTFLPAFELVAAARRLYGLRAAEDIDFALRLAFFRDGVDVSIRAGLAEALVIANGLNAGVVPAEVEDAWLRTNPRADVDEDFRASGGLPIQGSPQIFWPDGSTTHNPGMTDHRWRGGLVHIGHTEPGAAERLLLARTTGSRD comes from the coding sequence ATGACCATCGAAGTCGACGTCTGGTCGGACATCCACTGCCCGTGGGCGTACGTCGCCGTCCACCGCCTGCGCCGGGCCCGGGACGCCCACGGGCTCGACGTGGTGTTCGCGCCCCGGGCGTGGCCACTGGAATGGGTCAACCGCCGGGGAACGCCGCGCGACATCGTCACCACGGAGACCGCGGCGCTGGCGAGCCATGAACCGGAACTGTTCGCCGCCTACACCGGCGAGTCCTGGCCCTCCACCTTCCTCCCCGCGTTCGAGCTCGTCGCCGCCGCCCGGCGGCTGTACGGTCTCCGCGCTGCCGAAGACATCGACTTCGCGCTGCGGCTGGCGTTCTTCCGCGACGGCGTCGACGTCAGCATCCGGGCCGGCCTGGCCGAGGCACTGGTGATCGCGAACGGGCTGAACGCCGGCGTGGTCCCGGCGGAGGTCGAGGACGCCTGGCTGCGCACGAATCCGCGCGCGGACGTCGACGAGGACTTCCGGGCGAGCGGCGGTCTCCCCATCCAGGGGAGCCCGCAGATCTTCTGGCCGGATGGCTCGACGACGCACAATCCGGGGATGACCGACCACCGGTGGCGCGGCGGGCTGGTCCACATCGGACACACCGAGCCGGGCGCGGCCGAGCGGCTGCTGCTGGCGCGGACCACCGGGAGCAGGGATTGA
- the wrbA gene encoding NAD(P)H:quinone oxidoreductase codes for MGTRILVTYYSATGSVHRLAKAVQDGAEAAGAEVRLRRVAELAPPEAIASNPAWAQHKADTDDEVAVAGLDDLEWADGYAFGTPTRYGAPAAQLKQFIDTASSLWQEGKLADKPVTTFVSSAERHGGQEATILSLHNVFYHWGCVILPLGYTDDIVYAAGGNPYGTSWPAGFPSAMPDDDTLECARYQGGRLARFAEVLTAVRSGAPA; via the coding sequence ATGGGCACCCGTATTCTCGTCACCTACTACAGCGCCACCGGCTCCGTGCACCGCCTCGCCAAGGCCGTCCAGGACGGGGCAGAGGCGGCCGGAGCCGAGGTCCGGCTGCGCCGGGTCGCCGAACTCGCCCCGCCCGAGGCGATCGCGTCGAACCCCGCGTGGGCGCAGCACAAGGCGGACACCGACGACGAGGTCGCCGTCGCCGGCCTCGACGACCTGGAGTGGGCCGACGGTTACGCGTTCGGCACGCCCACCCGGTACGGCGCCCCGGCCGCGCAGCTGAAGCAGTTCATCGACACCGCGAGCAGCCTGTGGCAGGAGGGAAAGCTCGCCGACAAGCCGGTCACCACGTTCGTCTCCTCGGCGGAGCGGCATGGCGGCCAGGAAGCCACGATCCTGTCCCTCCACAACGTCTTCTACCACTGGGGCTGCGTCATCCTCCCGCTCGGTTACACCGACGACATCGTCTACGCGGCGGGCGGAAACCCCTACGGCACGTCCTGGCCGGCCGGGTTCCCCTCCGCCATGCCCGATGACGACACCCTGGAATGTGCTCGTTACCAGGGCGGTCGGCTCGCCCGCTTCGCCGAGGTCCTGACCGCCGTGCGGTCGGGCGCACCGGCGTGA
- a CDS encoding flavin monoamine oxidase family protein — protein MNHDVDVVVVGAGFAGLTVARELGWMGAQVVVLEGRDRIGGRTWTDTRMGEPLEMGGGWIHWMQGHVWSEVTRYKLPVAETPWPDTAHWLVGGTRRSGSAAELLERMNDGMRRSIEDCMEVFKRPYEPTAGNGWRDLDRLSVTDRLAELDLDDEAYALCDAMWSQNFNAPAATGALTQALRWGAVSNGDWQLLLDICSHWRFRDGTVSLANAIRADVSGDVELGVHVARIDERPDGVVVTTADGREIAARACVVTVPIGVLGSIEFTSGLPQPARQVAADGQSSQGFKLWVRARGADQPFIAMAPSDEPLALIQWEHAFGDGGEFTAFSFGTDARKFPVTDLETVNQYVGRLVPGIEVTDFASHDWVGDPYARQTWAMLRPNQLEGVQALATMPGRVTFAGADYARGWCSFIDGAIESAMRAARTLRERVL, from the coding sequence GTGAACCACGATGTCGACGTCGTAGTCGTCGGGGCCGGGTTCGCCGGGCTGACCGTCGCCCGGGAACTCGGGTGGATGGGCGCGCAGGTGGTCGTGCTCGAGGGCCGCGACCGGATCGGCGGTCGCACGTGGACCGACACGCGGATGGGCGAGCCGCTCGAGATGGGCGGCGGGTGGATCCACTGGATGCAGGGGCACGTGTGGTCGGAGGTGACCCGCTACAAGCTGCCGGTCGCCGAAACACCGTGGCCGGACACCGCGCACTGGCTGGTCGGCGGCACCCGGCGCAGCGGCAGCGCGGCCGAACTGCTGGAGCGAATGAACGACGGCATGCGCCGGTCCATCGAGGACTGCATGGAGGTGTTCAAACGCCCGTACGAACCGACCGCCGGCAACGGCTGGCGAGACCTCGACCGGCTGTCGGTCACCGACCGACTCGCCGAGCTGGACCTCGATGACGAGGCCTACGCCCTCTGCGACGCGATGTGGAGCCAGAACTTCAACGCGCCGGCCGCCACCGGCGCGCTCACGCAGGCGTTGCGGTGGGGCGCGGTGAGCAACGGCGACTGGCAGCTGCTGCTCGACATCTGCTCCCACTGGCGGTTCCGCGACGGCACGGTGTCCCTGGCGAACGCGATCAGGGCGGACGTCTCCGGCGACGTCGAGCTCGGAGTCCACGTGGCACGCATCGACGAGAGGCCCGACGGCGTCGTGGTGACGACCGCCGACGGGCGCGAGATCGCGGCCCGTGCGTGCGTGGTGACCGTCCCCATCGGCGTGCTCGGCAGCATCGAGTTCACCAGCGGCCTGCCACAGCCGGCCCGGCAGGTGGCGGCCGACGGGCAGAGTTCGCAAGGGTTCAAGCTGTGGGTGCGTGCTCGGGGAGCCGACCAGCCGTTCATCGCGATGGCCCCGAGCGACGAGCCCCTCGCGCTCATCCAGTGGGAGCACGCGTTCGGCGACGGCGGCGAGTTCACCGCGTTCTCCTTCGGCACCGACGCCCGGAAGTTTCCGGTCACCGACCTCGAAACGGTCAACCAGTACGTGGGCCGGCTGGTGCCCGGGATCGAGGTCACCGACTTCGCCAGCCACGACTGGGTCGGGGACCCCTACGCCCGGCAGACCTGGGCGATGCTGCGGCCGAACCAGCTCGAAGGGGTCCAGGCGCTCGCCACGATGCCCGGCCGCGTCACCTTCGCGGGCGCCGACTACGCCCGCGGCTGGTGCAGTTTCATCGACGGGGCGATCGAAAGCGCGATGCGCGCAGCGAGGACACTGCGTGAACGCGTCCTGTAA
- a CDS encoding carboxymuconolactone decarboxylase family protein — MTSAPAQRYLDEMVAKRGYVLEYHKVMAANDFPVLQAADNLVDAAYLAQRRLDRRTKELLFVLSLTVLRADKAHIQSHIRVALGLGVEPQEILEAIEIALPEAGVVAFQHGFDAWREVVNAEALEPSAPVQP; from the coding sequence ATGACCAGTGCCCCGGCCCAGCGCTACCTCGACGAAATGGTCGCGAAGCGCGGGTACGTGCTCGAGTACCACAAGGTCATGGCGGCCAACGACTTCCCGGTGCTGCAGGCCGCCGACAACCTCGTCGACGCGGCGTACCTCGCGCAGCGCCGGCTGGACCGCCGGACCAAGGAGCTCCTGTTCGTCCTGAGCCTGACGGTCCTGCGCGCCGACAAGGCGCACATCCAGAGCCACATCAGGGTCGCCCTCGGGCTGGGTGTCGAGCCGCAGGAGATCCTCGAAGCGATCGAGATCGCCCTCCCGGAGGCGGGTGTCGTCGCCTTCCAGCACGGCTTCGACGCGTGGCGCGAAGTGGTGAACGCCGAAGCGCTCGAACCGTCCGCACCGGTGCAGCCCTGA